The following nucleotide sequence is from Geitlerinema sp. PCC 9228.
GCAAGGAAATTTTAGTTCGATGCTGTCATCGGGGGAAAGTGTCGATAGCACCAATACATAACCGTTCCCCCAGCCACCAGTTTCAGCATTTCCAAACCAAAGTATGCCATATGCATTTGGTTCATGCCCGAGGCAGCACTAGCTACCGGTTCCAGCAAATTCAACTGGGCACCCATGGCACTCATTTGGGGGGTGAGCACAAATGCCTGGGTCAGCGCGATCGCCATCAGCGAAACCGATAAAATAATAACAGTATTGCGACCGCGATCGCGATCGGGGTTGTTCTTGCAGGTGACCAGCAAACCAGTCAATGCCAAACCAGCACAGACCAGTTCCACACGATTGAACAACCAAAACAGCGAATAACCGGCAGAAGCAAATCCAGTGGTTTTCATCATGCCCGCAGCATACAAAGAAGGCATGACTACGAAATCCAACAACACGCTAGCACTTAACCAGAACCCTAGCGCGAACAGCAAAATTGTTTGCCATCGACGGGGATGAAAGTTAGAAGAATACATAATTGCTAGAATTTCCTACGAATTCTGTTCTTTTATTCATACTCTAACGAATTTCTGCTTTCGTTCCTATAAAGCTTCATTTCAATTTAATTAAGAACCTTCACAATGTAAATTTTTTTGAAGGTTGCCCCCATGCCCGAAAATGAGAATATTTAATTTAATTTCATTTCATTTGATTCCATGTCCTATCAATACCATCGTGTGGTTCGATTTGCCGATACCGATGCCGCCGGTGTCGTCTACTTTGCCAATCTATTATCCATGTGTCACGAAGCCTACGAAGCTTCCCTCACCGCCTCCAACATCCATTTGCCAAGCTTCTTTAGCAACGCACAAACTGCTATCCCCATCGTACATGCCGATATCGATTATTTTCATCCTTTGTGCTGCGGCGATCGCTTAATAATTTCGTTACAAACAAAACCAGAAACCCCAGAAAAATTCCACATCCACTATCAAATTTCTTTAGAAAACGAAAAAATAGCAGCCAAAGCCCATACCATTCACCTTGGCATCGATCCTGCCACCCGCAGCAAACAAGCTCTATCCCCAGAAGTGACCGCTTGGTTGCAAGCACATCGGCATTGACAAAAAATCCGATTTATGGTATGCTTTTAAGCAAAGATGGAAAAAGGAATAGCTGGGGCAAAAGTTGGCACGACTTCATGCCCCGTGGTCGGGGAAAGTTTCATTTTTTTTGAGATTCTTTCGCTCAAACATCTAACCTGGGCAAAAATAATTTCTGTAGGGTCTAACCCCCATGCAGTCATCCCCCCTCATTCACTGCGTTGCCATTCAGCAATAATACGATCGACAGCTTCGCGATCGATTTTATGGCGATCGTTGCGAGGAATTTTCTCCACAGGAATCCAAACCTTGGGATATTTGTAACGGCTAATATTTAGAGAAGGAACTGGTTGCGGCAATGGTTCGCCTTGGCAACGCGGAACGTAAAGAGCAACCACAACTTGCCCCCAATCGCTATCAGGAATTCCCGTCACCAAAACATCGCGAACCCAACCCGTTTCTCGAATCGCTGCCTCCACTTCCTTGGGAAAAACATTTTCTCCACCCGTAACAATTTTATCGCTGTTGCGTCCGATTAAATGTAAATAGCCAGCAGCATCAAAATATCCCAAATCATCGGTTATCAATTTTCCATCAAACGGTTGGTTGGGATAGTATCCCCAAGCGAGAGAATCAGATGCGATCGCGACAATTCCCACCGCCTGTGAAGATGCTTGAATCGTAATTTTTGCATGGGGTAAACAACAACCTACTCCATTTTTTCCCAATAAAAAATCCTGGGGTTTTAGCGTTGCTACCTGAGCAGCCGTTTCCGTCATTCCGTAGGTAGGAGAAAGGGGAAGTTGCCATTGTTTTGCCGTTTCCAACAACGCCTGCCAAGCCGCTGCCCCCCCTAAAAAAATCGTTTGAAATTGCGACAACCAAGAAGCCGTTTCCGCCGATGCCAGCAAGCGTTGTAATTGCGTGGGAACCAGAGAAAGAAAAAACGTTTCTGGAGAAAATTCCTGCGGTAACTGGGAAGAATTCTTAGCCGAACCAACAAGCATATCCTTCCAAGAAGACAGAAGAAAAAATTTTCCGCCAGTAACCAGCGATCGCACAAATTGCATCAAACCGCTAACATGATATAAAGGCAAAACGCACAAACTATTGATTTGCGAAACCTGGAAATACTGCCTCAATCCAGCCACCGCAGCCAGCAACGTTTCCCAATTGTGAACCACAAAACGCAATTTTCCCGACGAACCGCCAGTAGCAATGCCAATTGGTCTGGAAATAAAAATCGGGAAAGGTTCCGATGCCGGTATTTGCCGTTCCTGCCAATTTCCATCAGTAACAATAATATTGGGATGAACCAACTGCAAAGCCTGTTCCCATTCTTGCTTTCCCCATTGAGAATTTCCTAAAAATACCGGAAAATTGCAGGAAACAGCAGCTACAAAAGTTGCTAAGAAATTAACTGTATCTGATGTAGCCAGCAAAATCTTCGGTGGATTTTTTCCTTGATAAGAATCTAGGCATTGCTGGTATCGTTTCTGGCTAAATGCCAATAGATTTTCCGCCAGATAAGTAGGATG
It contains:
- a CDS encoding DUF4149 domain-containing protein, encoding MYSSNFHPRRWQTILLFALGFWLSASVLLDFVVMPSLYAAGMMKTTGFASAGYSLFWLFNRVELVCAGLALTGLLVTCKNNPDRDRGRNTVIILSVSLMAIALTQAFVLTPQMSAMGAQLNLLEPVASAASGMNQMHMAYFGLEMLKLVAGGTVMYWCYRHFPPMTASN
- a CDS encoding thioesterase family protein, translated to MSYQYHRVVRFADTDAAGVVYFANLLSMCHEAYEASLTASNIHLPSFFSNAQTAIPIVHADIDYFHPLCCGDRLIISLQTKPETPEKFHIHYQISLENEKIAAKAHTIHLGIDPATRSKQALSPEVTAWLQAHRH
- a CDS encoding AMP-binding protein → MVDNRKTPLAFLEEYPRENFHPTYLAENLLAFSQKRYQQCLDSYQGKNPPKILLATSDTVNFLATFVAAVSCNFPVFLGNSQWGKQEWEQALQLVHPNIIVTDGNWQERQIPASEPFPIFISRPIGIATGGSSGKLRFVVHNWETLLAAVAGLRQYFQVSQINSLCVLPLYHVSGLMQFVRSLVTGGKFFLLSSWKDMLVGSAKNSSQLPQEFSPETFFLSLVPTQLQRLLASAETASWLSQFQTIFLGGAAAWQALLETAKQWQLPLSPTYGMTETAAQVATLKPQDFLLGKNGVGCCLPHAKITIQASSQAVGIVAIASDSLAWGYYPNQPFDGKLITDDLGYFDAAGYLHLIGRNSDKIVTGGENVFPKEVEAAIRETGWVRDVLVTGIPDSDWGQVVVALYVPRCQGEPLPQPVPSLNISRYKYPKVWIPVEKIPRNDRHKIDREAVDRIIAEWQRSE